From the Clostridium sp. Marseille-P299 genome, one window contains:
- a CDS encoding amino acid ABC transporter ATP-binding/permease protein, with amino-acid sequence MRRSGIKIMGNLIGLVKPLIHVMLVAIAMGVVGFLCSIFISILGGYAILDILNFEIGISLKTIFILLILCAVFRGILRYAEQACNHFIAFKLLAIIRNKVFTALRRLAPAKLEGKDKGNIIAIITSDIELLEVFYAHTISPIVIAVLTSAIMVLFIGRYHFVFALIAVAGYITVGVIIPLIISHIGKDTGSTYRNEFGELNSVLLDSLRGLSESIQYQAGDERLKEINDKTKKIEGLQKNLKKFEGLQSTVTDMAILVFFIVMFVVSLVFYNNGYVGFDGVIIPSIAMMSSFGPVVALSNLSNNLLQTLASGNRVLDLLEEEPMVEDIIGKKEVKFEGIKAENVTFSYDNEVILENFSLDIQPNQIYGIQGKSGSGKSTLLKLFMRFWDVNSGAVKVSNQDVREINTSNLRDMESYVTQETYLFHDTIANNIKIAKLDATMEEVISAAKRASVHDFIMSLPKGYDTNVGELGDSLSGGEKQRIGIARAFLHDAPFLMLDEPTSNLDSLNEGIILKSLKEECKNKTVLFVSHRASTLNIADTVFKMNEKRVS; translated from the coding sequence ATGCGTCGAAGTGGAATAAAGATCATGGGCAATTTAATAGGGCTCGTAAAACCTCTAATTCATGTTATGTTAGTTGCAATTGCAATGGGAGTCGTAGGTTTTCTATGTTCTATTTTTATTAGTATTTTAGGTGGGTATGCAATTCTTGATATTTTAAATTTTGAGATAGGAATCTCATTAAAAACTATTTTTATATTATTAATACTTTGTGCTGTTTTTCGTGGAATTTTACGTTATGCAGAACAAGCATGTAATCATTTTATTGCCTTTAAATTATTAGCAATCATTCGTAATAAGGTATTTACAGCTTTAAGAAGACTTGCACCTGCAAAACTTGAAGGTAAGGATAAAGGAAATATTATTGCAATTATTACAAGTGATATTGAATTACTAGAAGTATTTTATGCACATACAATTTCACCAATTGTGATTGCAGTACTTACTTCTGCAATTATGGTATTATTTATTGGTAGATATCACTTTGTATTTGCTCTTATAGCGGTAGCAGGTTATATTACAGTTGGTGTTATTATCCCATTAATAATCTCTCATATTGGAAAAGATACTGGAAGTACCTATCGTAATGAATTCGGTGAGTTAAATAGCGTGTTACTTGATAGCTTACGTGGACTTTCAGAAAGTATTCAATATCAAGCGGGAGATGAGCGCTTAAAAGAGATTAATGACAAAACGAAGAAAATAGAAGGTTTACAAAAGAATCTTAAAAAGTTTGAAGGATTACAAAGTACGGTTACTGACATGGCAATTTTAGTATTTTTTATCGTCATGTTTGTAGTTAGTTTGGTATTCTATAACAACGGATATGTAGGATTTGATGGAGTTATCATTCCATCAATTGCTATGATGAGCTCTTTTGGACCAGTGGTTGCTCTTAGTAATTTATCAAATAACTTGTTACAGACATTAGCTAGTGGAAATCGTGTCTTAGACTTATTAGAAGAAGAGCCAATGGTTGAAGATATTATTGGTAAGAAGGAAGTTAAATTTGAAGGTATAAAAGCTGAAAATGTAACATTTTCCTATGATAATGAAGTTATTTTAGAAAACTTCAGCTTAGATATTCAGCCAAATCAGATTTACGGAATACAAGGCAAAAGTGGTTCTGGTAAATCTACATTATTAAAACTTTTCATGCGTTTCTGGGATGTAAATTCAGGAGCTGTTAAGGTATCAAATCAAGACGTAAGGGAAATTAATACTTCGAATCTTAGAGATATGGAAAGTTATGTTACTCAAGAAACTTACCTTTTCCATGATACAATCGCCAATAATATTAAGATAGCTAAATTAGATGCTACTATGGAGGAAGTAATCAGTGCAGCAAAGCGCGCTTCCGTACATGATTTCATCATGTCACTTCCAAAGGGATATGATACCAATGTTGGAGAATTAGGTGACAGCTTATCTGGTGGAGAAAAGCAAAGAATCGGTATTGCAAGAGCCTTCTTACATGATGCTCCATTCCTTATGTTAGACGAACCAACAAGTAACTTGGATAGTTTAAATGAAGGTATTATTTTAAAGAGTTTAAAAGAAGAATGCAAAAATAAAACGGTACTTTTCGTATCACATCGTGCATCTACATTAAATATCGCAGATACTGTATTTAAGATGAATGAGAAAAGAGTTTCCTAA
- a CDS encoding nitrous oxide-stimulated promoter family protein, with product MSKTKTIEEKRELEKEVVTWMIKKYCKGNHKAKHGGNVPCEECQQLIDYAIFRSDKCPFIETKTFCNNCRVHCYKPEMRAKIKEVMRYSGPRMLFNHPVMAINHVILSRKEKKAVEKTASKEK from the coding sequence ATGAGTAAAACCAAAACGATTGAAGAAAAGAGAGAATTAGAAAAAGAAGTTGTTACTTGGATGATTAAAAAGTATTGTAAAGGGAATCACAAAGCGAAACATGGTGGTAATGTGCCATGTGAGGAATGTCAACAACTGATTGATTATGCAATTTTTCGAAGTGATAAATGTCCATTTATTGAGACAAAAACATTTTGTAACAATTGTAGGGTTCATTGTTATAAACCAGAAATGAGAGCGAAAATTAAAGAAGTTATGCGTTATTCTGGGCCGAGAATGCTTTTTAACCATCCAGTTATGGCAATCAATCATGTGATTTTAAGTAGAAAAGAAAAAAAAGCGGTTGAGAAAACTGCTTCAAAAGAAAAGTAA
- a CDS encoding YbaN family protein — MKKKPLRLLYLLFAFVFLGIGAVGVIIPVLPTTPFLLLASYFFAKGSEKFHRWFMSTKLYKKHLESFVNNRAMTLKTKLSILLPVSAMLLITFYFVNNLHARIFIAAVIVFKYYYFTFHIKTIKENKEALDSLSE, encoded by the coding sequence ATGAAGAAAAAACCATTAAGATTATTGTACTTATTATTTGCATTTGTATTTTTAGGAATAGGAGCTGTTGGTGTAATTATACCAGTATTACCAACCACTCCTTTTTTATTGTTGGCTTCGTATTTTTTTGCAAAAGGATCGGAGAAATTTCATCGTTGGTTCATGTCAACAAAGTTATATAAAAAGCACTTAGAGAGTTTTGTTAACAATCGTGCAATGACATTAAAGACGAAGCTTAGTATCTTATTACCAGTGTCTGCGATGTTATTAATTACATTTTATTTTGTGAATAACCTTCATGCGAGAATTTTTATAGCAGCAGTGATTGTATTTAAATATTATTATTTTACATTTCACATTAAGACTATAAAAGAAAATAAAGAGGCATTAGATTCCTTAAGTGAGTAA
- a CDS encoding LURP-one-related/scramblase family protein, translating to MKLLIKQRVFSWSDTYDIYDEFGEAKYFVKAEVFSIGHVIHVYNRFNEEVGCIRQKLLTFLPAFEIEIGGQYLGKIKKEFSLFRPKYQLEFNDWRIEGNTFGWDYEVVSGNEVIMTISKELFHWGDTYSINVLDDANELIGLLIVIAIDAANCSN from the coding sequence ATGAAATTATTAATAAAGCAAAGAGTATTCTCATGGTCAGATACATATGATATTTACGATGAATTCGGTGAAGCTAAGTATTTTGTAAAGGCCGAAGTTTTTTCAATAGGCCATGTAATACATGTTTATAATCGATTTAATGAAGAAGTTGGTTGTATACGTCAGAAATTGTTAACATTTTTACCTGCCTTTGAAATAGAAATAGGTGGTCAGTATTTGGGGAAAATAAAAAAAGAATTTTCACTATTTCGACCAAAATATCAATTGGAATTTAATGACTGGCGAATTGAAGGTAATACCTTTGGTTGGGACTATGAAGTAGTTTCAGGGAACGAAGTGATAATGACAATTAGTAAAGAATTGTTCCATTGGGGTGATACCTATTCTATCAATGTTCTAGATGATGCTAATGAATTGATCGGGTTATTAATTGTAATTGCTATTGATGCCGCCAATTGCTCGAATTAG